One part of the Sebastes fasciatus isolate fSebFas1 chromosome 8, fSebFas1.pri, whole genome shotgun sequence genome encodes these proteins:
- the lzic gene encoding protein LZIC translates to MASRGKSETGKLRQNMEEQLDRLMQQLADLEECREELDEEEYEETKKETLEQLSEFNESLKKIMTGDMTLVDELSGMQLATQAAISQAFKTPEVIRLFAKKQPGQLRTRLAEMDRDVMVGKLSRAVYTQQKMEILTALRKLGEKLTAEDETFLIENATATLSQFEKVTANLGSEDKILALASSGVKTKA, encoded by the exons ATGGCTTCTCGGGGGAAATCAGAAACTGGAAAATTGAGGcaaaacatggaggagcagctTGACAGACTGATGCAGCAGCTGGCTGATCTGGAGGAATGCAG AGAAGAACTGGATGAGGAAGAGTATGAAGAGACGAAAAAGGAAACCTTGGAGCAGCTGAGTGAATTCAATGAGTCCCTGAAGAAGATCATGACAGGAGACATGACACTGGTGGATGAACTCAGTGGGATGCAGCTG GCAACCCAGGCTGCCATCAGCCAAGCTTTCAAAACCCCAGAGGTGATCCGACTGTTTGCTAAGAAGCAGCCGGGACAGCTGAGAACCAGACTAGCAGAG ATGGACCGAGATGTCATGGTGGGGAAACTGTCGCGGGCCGTGTACAcgcagcagaaaatggaaatcctCACAGCCTTGAGGAAACTTGGAGAGAAG CTCACTGCGGAGGACGAGACTTTTCTCATCGAAAACGCTACAGCTACTCTGAGCCAGTTTGAAAAAGTGACGGCAAACTTAG GCTCCGAAGACAAAATCCTGGCTTTAGCGAGCTCTGGTGTGAAAACTAAAGCGTAG
- the rbp7a gene encoding retinoid-binding protein 7a isoform X1, translating to MDGHNATKVVLLSCGSFNPITNMHLRMFELARDHLEDTGQYRVVKGIISPVGDAYKKKGLIDSSHRLEMARLSTEDSDWITVDSWETLQPEWVETAKVVRHHYDELLAAEQNNDDVDTVKYAKKRRIAENYLQGSSHHKRRDGPQLMLLCGADVLESFGVPNLWKQDDIAEIVGRYGLVCITRSGSDPHKFIHQSDALWKHRKKIHLVHEWVTNEISATHVRRSLRRGRSVRYLLPESVVRYIQEHGLYSAESEQKNADVVLAPLQRYTGASSS from the exons aTGGACGGTCACAATGCAACCAAAGTGGTCCTGCTGTCCTGCGGGTCCTTCAACCCCATCACCAACATGCACCTGAGGATGTTTGAACTGGCTCGAGATCATCTGGAAGACACAG GTCAGTACAGGGTGGTGAAAGGCATCATCTCTCCGGTGGGCGATGCCTATAAGAAGAAAGGTTTGATTGATTCCAGCCACCGCCTGGAGATGGCCAGGTTGTCCACAGAGGACTCAGACTGGATCACAGTGGATTCCTGGGAAACCTTGCAGCCAGAGTGGGTGGAGACGGCCAAAGTTGTTCG GCATCACTATGACGAGCTGCTTGCAGCAGAGCAGAACAACGATGATGTGGACACGGTCAAGTACGCGAAAAAGAGACGCATAGCAGAGAATTATCTTCAGGGTTCGTCTCATCACAAAAGGAGAG ACGGCCCTCAGCTGATGTTGCTGTGCGGGGCCGATGTCCTGGAGTCCTTCGGGGTCCCCAACCTGTGGAAGCAGGACGACATCGCCGAGATCGTGGGCCGCTACGGTTTGGTTTGCATCACCCGCAGCGGTAGCGACCCCCACAAGTTCATCCACCAGTCAGACGCGCTGTGGAAGCACCGCAAGAAAATCCACTTGGTCCACGAGTGGGTGACCAACGAGATCTCGGCCACCCACGTGCGCCGGTCGCTGCGTCGAGGCCGCAGCGTCAGGTACCTGCTGCCGGAGAGCGTGGTCCGTTACATTCAAGAGCACGGCCTCTACAGCGCCGAGAGCGAGCAGAAAAACGCAGACGTGGTTTTAGCGCCGCTTCAGAGATACACGGGGGCCTCATCGAGTTGA
- the rbp7a gene encoding retinoid-binding protein 7a isoform X2: MPASFCGTWDIVSNVNIDGYMIAMGIIPCLRKIVMKLKLKKVIEQQGDQYIIKTVTHIRNYTISFKVGQEFEEFTQGLDNRHLKSLVTWEGNKLVCEQVGEKKNRGWAHWVEDDKLHLELYCEGEVCKQVYKKNVNE; this comes from the exons atgccAGCCAGCTTCTGTGGTACCTGGGACATCGTCAGCAATGTCAACATAGACGGCTACATGATTGCAATGG GTATCATCCCTTGTTTACGAAAGATCGTCATGAAGCTGAAGCTGAAGAAGGTGATTGAGCAACAAGGGGACCAGTACATCATCAAGACTGTCACCCACATCCGAAACTACACCATCTCCTTCAAGGTGGGTCAGGAGTTTGAGGAGTTTACCCAGGGACTGGACAACAGACATCTCAAG TCGCTGGTGACATGGGAGGGGAATAAACtggtgtgtgaacaggttggaGAGAAGAAGAACCGCGGCTGGGCTCACTGGGTCGAAGACGACAAGCTACACCTG GAGCTGTACTGTGAAGGAGAAGTCTGCAAGCAGGTTTATAAGAAGAATGTGAACGagtga
- the ube4b gene encoding ubiquitin conjugation factor E4 B isoform X2 — MEELSADEIRRRRLARLAGGQTSQPSTPLSTPLTSPQRETPPGPLPGPSGVAPQPLPPAASQSLGLNVHSGTPATSPMGTSGVAYGSQSSEGVSSLSSSPSNSLETQSQSLSRSQSMDIDTASCEKSMSQVDVDSGIENMEVEDSDRREKRNLTEKETSANSDVSEEQALQLICKILRVSWKEQDRDVIFLPSLAAEFHQNPKDVYSDFKDLIGQILMEVLMMSTQSRVHNPFTSLTATSQPIAAAKSPDHRLTLVQPSSQGGSPMGPSAGSFGASSLSSLGACGGGMSCDSATDRFTIETCKETEMLNYLIERFDSVGMEERKAPKMCSQPNVSQLLSNIRSQCISHVALVLQGTLTQPRGPLHQSLLVPYLLCRNLPYGFIQELVRITNQEEEVFSQIFIPILYGLALAVKECSFDSDNFKFPLMALAELCEIKFGKTHPVCCLVTSLPLFCPKTLSPGCGREIQRLSYMGAFFSLSVFAEDDTKVGDKYFSGPAITMENTRVVSQSLQHYLESARGDLFKVLHNILLNGETRESALNYMAALVNYNVKKAQMQTDDKLVSTDGFMLNFLWVLQQLSMKIKLETVDPYYIFHPRCRLAVSLEETRLKAPMEELKSWLTELHEDPTKFSEPKFPTECFFLTLHTHHLSILPGCRRYIRRLRAIRELNRTVEELKNSESQWKDSPLASRHREMLKRCKTQLKKLVRAKACADVGLLDENLLRRCLQFYSTVIQLILRMVDPAYPNINLPLHPEIPKSFAALPEFYIEDVAEFLLFVVQYSPQVLYEPCVQDIVTFLVVFICSQNYIRNPYLIAKLVEVLFVTNPAVQPRTQRFSEMMENHPLSVKQLVPALMKFYTDVEHTGATSEFYDKFTIRYHISTIFKSLWQNLAHHGTFMEEFNSGKQFVRYINMLINDTTFLLDESLESLKRIHEVQEEMKNKEQWEQLPREQQQSRQSQLTQDERVSRSYLALATETVEMFHILTKQVQKPFLRPELGPRLAAMLNFNLQQLCGPKCRDLKVENPEKYGFEPKKLLDQLTDIYLQLDCARFAKAIADDQRSYSRELFEEVISKMRKAGIKSSIAIEKFKLLSDKVEEIVAKNSQSEMDYSDAPDEFKDPLMDTLMTDPVILPSGNIMDRSIILRHLLNSPTDPFNRQPLTESMLESVPELKERIHTWMREKQGGRPI, encoded by the exons ATGGAGGAGCTGAGCGCAGATGAG ATCCGCAGAAGGCGACTGGCCCGACTGGCAGGGGGACAGACGTCACAGCCCAGCACCCCTCTCAGCACACCCCTGACATCCCCACAGAGAGAGACTCCCCCTGGACCCCTCCCTGGACCCTCAGGTGTTGCACCCCAGCCCCTGCCACCAGCTGCCTCTCAATCATTGGGGCTCAATGTCCACAGTGGTACCCCTGCTACATCCCCTATGGGCACCTCCG gGGTGGCATATGGTAGTCAGAGCAGCGAGGGTGTGAGCTCCCTCTCCAGCTCCCCCTCCAACAGCCTTGAGACTCAGTCCCAGAGTCTGTCCCGATCGCAGAGCATGGACATCGACACTGCCTCCTGTGAAAAGAG CATGTCCCAGGTGGATGTGGACTCAGGGATTGAGAACATGGAGGTGGAGGACAGCGATCGCAGGGAGAAGAGGAACCTGACTGAAAAG GAAACCTCTGCAAACTCCGATGTCTCAGAAGAACAGGCTCTGCAGCTCATTTGTAAGATCCTCCGCGTATCGTGGAAGGAGCAGGATAGAGATGTCATCTTTCTCCCTTCACTGGCTGCAGAGTTCCACCAGAACCCTAAAGATG TATACTCTGATTTCAAAGACCTGATTGGCCAGATCCTGATGGAAGTCTTAATGATGTCCACCCAGTCACGTGTCCACAACCCCTTCACCAGCTTGACCGCCACCTCTCAGCCAATCGCAGCAGCCAAATCCCCCGACCACCGTCTGACGCTGGTGCAGCCCTCCAGCCAAGGTGGCAGCCCCATGGGCCCCAGTGCAGGGTCCTTTGGAGCCAGCTCTCTGTCCAG tCTCGGTGCATGTGGAGGGGGGATGTCCTGCGATTCAGCCACCGACCGCTTCACCATTGAAACATGCAAAGAGACAGAGATGCTGAACTACCTCATCGAGCGTTTCGACAGTGTTGgcatggaggagaggaaagctCCCAAG atgtGTAGCCAACCAAATGTCAGCCAGCTTCTCAGCAACATTCGCTCTCAGTGTATTTCCCATGTTGCCCTGGTCTTGCAAGGCACCCTGACCCAGCCGCG GGGCCCTCTCCATCAGTCTTTGCTGGTACCTTACCTGCTGTGTCGGAACCTTCCATATGGCTTTATTCAGGAGCTGGTGCGCATCACCAACCAGGAGGAAGAGGTGTTCAGTCAG ATCTTCATTCCCATCCTCTATGGGCTGGCTCTCGCGGTGAAAGAATGTTCCTTTGACAGTGACAACTTTAAATTCCCCCTTATG GCATTAGCTGAGCTTTGTGAAATCAAGTTCGGAAAGACTCACCCAGTGTGCTGCTTG GTAACGTCGCTGCCTCTGTTTTGTCCCAAAACTCTGAGCCCCGGTTGTGGCAGAGAGATCCAGAGACTGTCCTACATGGGAGCCTTCTTCAGCCTCTCTGTGTTTGCTGAGGATGAT acAAAAGTAGGAGACAAGTATTTCTCTGGCCCAGCCATCACCATGGAGAACACGCGAGTCGTCAGCCAATCATTGCAGCATTACCTGGAGTCAGCGAGG GGTGACCTGTTCAAAGTTCTCCATAACATCCTACTAAATGGGGAAACGCGCGAGTCGGCTCTTAATTACATGGCAGCTCTAGTCAACTACAATGTGAAGAAAGCTCAGATGCAG ACCGATGACAAGCTGGTGTCAACAGACGGCTTCATGCTCAACTTCTTATGGGTGCTGCAACAGCTGAGCATGAAGATCAAGCTGGAGACGGTGGACCCTTACTACATTTTCCACCCACGGTGTCGCCTGGCTGTCAGCCTGGAGGAGACGCGTCTCAAAGCCCCCATGGAGGAGCTCAAGAGCTGGCTCACCGAACTGC ACGAAGACCCCACCAAGTTCTCAGAACCCAAGTTCCCCACCGAGTGTTTCTTCTTGACGCTGCACACCCACCATTTGTCCATCCTGCCCGGCTGCAGGCGTTACATCCGCAGGTTGCGAGCCATCCGCGAACTGaacag GACTGTAGAGGAGCTGAAGAACAGTGAAAGCCAATGGAAAGATTCTCCCCTGGCTAGTCGACACAGAGAGATGCTCAAGCGATGCAAAACCCAGCTCAAG AAACTGGTGCGAGCCAAAGCTTGTGCTGACGTGGGCCTTCTGGATGAGAACTTGCTCCGCAGATGTCTGCAGTTCTACAGCACAGTCATCCAGCTCATTCTCCGCATGGTGGACCCTGCCTACCCCAA CATTAACCTGCCGCTGCACCCCGAGATTCCCAAAAGCTTCGCTGCTCTGCCCGAGTTCTACATTGAAGATGTGGCCGAGTTTCTGCTTTTTGTTGTGCA GTATTCTCCCCAGGTTTTATATGAGCCGTGTGTCCAGGACATTGTCACCTTCTTGGTGGTGTTCATCTGCAGCCAGAACTACATCAGGAACCCCTACCTTATCGCCAAGCTGGTGGAGGTGCTGTTCGTCACCAACCCCGCTGTACAGCCTCGTACTCAGCGATTCTCTGAGATGATGGAGAACCACCCGTTGTCTGTCAAACAGCTGGTTCCCGCCCTCATGAAGTTCTACACTG ATGTGGAGCATACCGGCGCCACCAGCGAGTTCTACGATAAGTTCACTATACGGTACCATATCAGCACTATCTTCAAGAGTCTCTGGCAGAACCTCGCCCACCACGgcaccttcatggaggagttcAA CTCCGGCAAGCAGTTTGTGCGCTACATCAACATGCTGATTAATGACACCACCTTCTTGTTAGACGAGAGCCTCGAGTCCCTGAAGCGGATCCACGAGGTTCAAGAAGAGATGAAGAATAAGGAGCAGTGGGAACAGCTGCCCAGG gagcagcagcagagccgcCAGTCCCAGCTGACTCAGGACGAGCGGGTGTCTCGCTCCTATCTGGCCCTGGCCACGGAGACGGTTGAAATGTTCCACATCCTCACCAAGCAGGTCCAGAAGCCTTTCCTCAGGCCG GAGCTGGGGCCTCGTTTAGCTGCCATGCTAAACTTTAACCTCCAGCAGCTCTGCGGGCCGAAGTGTCGGGACCTGAAGGTGGAGAACCCCGAGAAGTATGGCTTTGAGCCCAAGAAGCTCTTAGACCAGCTGACCGACATCTACCTGCAGCTGGACTGTGCTCGCTTTGCTAAAGCAATTGCAGATGACCAG CGGTCGTACAGCCGCGAGCTCTTTGAGGAGGTGATCTCAAAGATGAGGAAGGCCGGTATCAAGTCCTCTATCGCCATTGAAAAATTCAAGCTGCTATCGGACAAGGTGGAGGAAATAGTCGCCAAGAACTCCCAATCGGAGATGGACTACAGTGACGCACCTGACGA
- the ube4b gene encoding ubiquitin conjugation factor E4 B isoform X1, with product MEELSADEIRRRRLARLAGGQTSQPSTPLSTPLTSPQRETPPGPLPGPSGVAPQPLPPAASQSLGLNVHSGTPATSPMGTSGVAYGSQSSEGVSSLSSSPSNSLETQSQSLSRSQSMDIDTASCEKSMSQVDVDSGIENMEVEDSDRREKRNLTEKETSANSDVSEEQALQLICKILRVSWKEQDRDVIFLPSLAAEFHQNPKDVYSDFKDLIGQILMEVLMMSTQSRVHNPFTSLTATSQPIAAAKSPDHRLTLVQPSSQGGSPMGPSAGSFGASSLSSLYGCGSPHSGALDAAKRTSPSLPTPSVPSTPSVPSTPSSPQFIVPPSPPATATPRHTLNPPSAPMPISQRYRPYSVTSPWGAPSPSSPGQRGFTFSGPSPSPAGPSVPPNTPVPAPPPSPQPFSLSSPRARNQPSSTPATVVPPSPRSNARQAAFASRIPPSSPLSFLFFALSDRSQDSSDEDSEEEEDFARVQFGSSLGACGGGMSCDSATDRFTIETCKETEMLNYLIERFDSVGMEERKAPKMCSQPNVSQLLSNIRSQCISHVALVLQGTLTQPRGPLHQSLLVPYLLCRNLPYGFIQELVRITNQEEEVFSQIFIPILYGLALAVKECSFDSDNFKFPLMALAELCEIKFGKTHPVCCLVTSLPLFCPKTLSPGCGREIQRLSYMGAFFSLSVFAEDDTKVGDKYFSGPAITMENTRVVSQSLQHYLESARGDLFKVLHNILLNGETRESALNYMAALVNYNVKKAQMQTDDKLVSTDGFMLNFLWVLQQLSMKIKLETVDPYYIFHPRCRLAVSLEETRLKAPMEELKSWLTELHEDPTKFSEPKFPTECFFLTLHTHHLSILPGCRRYIRRLRAIRELNRTVEELKNSESQWKDSPLASRHREMLKRCKTQLKKLVRAKACADVGLLDENLLRRCLQFYSTVIQLILRMVDPAYPNINLPLHPEIPKSFAALPEFYIEDVAEFLLFVVQYSPQVLYEPCVQDIVTFLVVFICSQNYIRNPYLIAKLVEVLFVTNPAVQPRTQRFSEMMENHPLSVKQLVPALMKFYTDVEHTGATSEFYDKFTIRYHISTIFKSLWQNLAHHGTFMEEFNSGKQFVRYINMLINDTTFLLDESLESLKRIHEVQEEMKNKEQWEQLPREQQQSRQSQLTQDERVSRSYLALATETVEMFHILTKQVQKPFLRPELGPRLAAMLNFNLQQLCGPKCRDLKVENPEKYGFEPKKLLDQLTDIYLQLDCARFAKAIADDQRSYSRELFEEVISKMRKAGIKSSIAIEKFKLLSDKVEEIVAKNSQSEMDYSDAPDEFKDPLMDTLMTDPVILPSGNIMDRSIILRHLLNSPTDPFNRQPLTESMLESVPELKERIHTWMREKQGGRPI from the exons ATGGAGGAGCTGAGCGCAGATGAG ATCCGCAGAAGGCGACTGGCCCGACTGGCAGGGGGACAGACGTCACAGCCCAGCACCCCTCTCAGCACACCCCTGACATCCCCACAGAGAGAGACTCCCCCTGGACCCCTCCCTGGACCCTCAGGTGTTGCACCCCAGCCCCTGCCACCAGCTGCCTCTCAATCATTGGGGCTCAATGTCCACAGTGGTACCCCTGCTACATCCCCTATGGGCACCTCCG gGGTGGCATATGGTAGTCAGAGCAGCGAGGGTGTGAGCTCCCTCTCCAGCTCCCCCTCCAACAGCCTTGAGACTCAGTCCCAGAGTCTGTCCCGATCGCAGAGCATGGACATCGACACTGCCTCCTGTGAAAAGAG CATGTCCCAGGTGGATGTGGACTCAGGGATTGAGAACATGGAGGTGGAGGACAGCGATCGCAGGGAGAAGAGGAACCTGACTGAAAAG GAAACCTCTGCAAACTCCGATGTCTCAGAAGAACAGGCTCTGCAGCTCATTTGTAAGATCCTCCGCGTATCGTGGAAGGAGCAGGATAGAGATGTCATCTTTCTCCCTTCACTGGCTGCAGAGTTCCACCAGAACCCTAAAGATG TATACTCTGATTTCAAAGACCTGATTGGCCAGATCCTGATGGAAGTCTTAATGATGTCCACCCAGTCACGTGTCCACAACCCCTTCACCAGCTTGACCGCCACCTCTCAGCCAATCGCAGCAGCCAAATCCCCCGACCACCGTCTGACGCTGGTGCAGCCCTCCAGCCAAGGTGGCAGCCCCATGGGCCCCAGTGCAGGGTCCTTTGGAGCCAGCTCTCTGTCCAG TCTGTATGGGTGTGGTAGTCCTCACTCGGGGGCTTTGGATGCAGCCAAGAGGACCTCACCATCTCTCCCTACACCCTCTGTACCTTCCACACCCTCCGTACCTTCCACACCTTCTTCCCCACAATTCATTGTGCCCCCTAGCCCACCCGCTACCGCTACTCCGAGACACACTCTCAACCCTCCATCTGCCCCCATGCCCATCTCCCAGCGCTATCGGCCTTACTCTGTCACCTCTCCCTGGGGGGCTCCCTCCCCTTCTAGCCCGGGTCAAAGAGGATTCACTTTCTCTGGACCCTCTCCTAGCCCCGCAGGGCCCTCTGTTCCTCCTAACACCCCAGTTCCTGCGCCACCACCCAGCCCCCAGCCCTTCTCCTTGAGCTCACCTAGGGCTCGCAACCAACCCTCCTCCACACCCGCCACCGTGGTGCCCCCTTCTCCCAGATCGAATGCCCGACAGGCTGCCTTTGCTTCCAGGATCCCACCTTCTAG CCCCTTGTCGTTCCTGTTCTTTGCCCTCTCTGACCGGTCTCAGGACAGCAGTGATGAAgactctgaggaggaggaggattttgcaCGGGTTCAGTTTGGGTCCAG tCTCGGTGCATGTGGAGGGGGGATGTCCTGCGATTCAGCCACCGACCGCTTCACCATTGAAACATGCAAAGAGACAGAGATGCTGAACTACCTCATCGAGCGTTTCGACAGTGTTGgcatggaggagaggaaagctCCCAAG atgtGTAGCCAACCAAATGTCAGCCAGCTTCTCAGCAACATTCGCTCTCAGTGTATTTCCCATGTTGCCCTGGTCTTGCAAGGCACCCTGACCCAGCCGCG GGGCCCTCTCCATCAGTCTTTGCTGGTACCTTACCTGCTGTGTCGGAACCTTCCATATGGCTTTATTCAGGAGCTGGTGCGCATCACCAACCAGGAGGAAGAGGTGTTCAGTCAG ATCTTCATTCCCATCCTCTATGGGCTGGCTCTCGCGGTGAAAGAATGTTCCTTTGACAGTGACAACTTTAAATTCCCCCTTATG GCATTAGCTGAGCTTTGTGAAATCAAGTTCGGAAAGACTCACCCAGTGTGCTGCTTG GTAACGTCGCTGCCTCTGTTTTGTCCCAAAACTCTGAGCCCCGGTTGTGGCAGAGAGATCCAGAGACTGTCCTACATGGGAGCCTTCTTCAGCCTCTCTGTGTTTGCTGAGGATGAT acAAAAGTAGGAGACAAGTATTTCTCTGGCCCAGCCATCACCATGGAGAACACGCGAGTCGTCAGCCAATCATTGCAGCATTACCTGGAGTCAGCGAGG GGTGACCTGTTCAAAGTTCTCCATAACATCCTACTAAATGGGGAAACGCGCGAGTCGGCTCTTAATTACATGGCAGCTCTAGTCAACTACAATGTGAAGAAAGCTCAGATGCAG ACCGATGACAAGCTGGTGTCAACAGACGGCTTCATGCTCAACTTCTTATGGGTGCTGCAACAGCTGAGCATGAAGATCAAGCTGGAGACGGTGGACCCTTACTACATTTTCCACCCACGGTGTCGCCTGGCTGTCAGCCTGGAGGAGACGCGTCTCAAAGCCCCCATGGAGGAGCTCAAGAGCTGGCTCACCGAACTGC ACGAAGACCCCACCAAGTTCTCAGAACCCAAGTTCCCCACCGAGTGTTTCTTCTTGACGCTGCACACCCACCATTTGTCCATCCTGCCCGGCTGCAGGCGTTACATCCGCAGGTTGCGAGCCATCCGCGAACTGaacag GACTGTAGAGGAGCTGAAGAACAGTGAAAGCCAATGGAAAGATTCTCCCCTGGCTAGTCGACACAGAGAGATGCTCAAGCGATGCAAAACCCAGCTCAAG AAACTGGTGCGAGCCAAAGCTTGTGCTGACGTGGGCCTTCTGGATGAGAACTTGCTCCGCAGATGTCTGCAGTTCTACAGCACAGTCATCCAGCTCATTCTCCGCATGGTGGACCCTGCCTACCCCAA CATTAACCTGCCGCTGCACCCCGAGATTCCCAAAAGCTTCGCTGCTCTGCCCGAGTTCTACATTGAAGATGTGGCCGAGTTTCTGCTTTTTGTTGTGCA GTATTCTCCCCAGGTTTTATATGAGCCGTGTGTCCAGGACATTGTCACCTTCTTGGTGGTGTTCATCTGCAGCCAGAACTACATCAGGAACCCCTACCTTATCGCCAAGCTGGTGGAGGTGCTGTTCGTCACCAACCCCGCTGTACAGCCTCGTACTCAGCGATTCTCTGAGATGATGGAGAACCACCCGTTGTCTGTCAAACAGCTGGTTCCCGCCCTCATGAAGTTCTACACTG ATGTGGAGCATACCGGCGCCACCAGCGAGTTCTACGATAAGTTCACTATACGGTACCATATCAGCACTATCTTCAAGAGTCTCTGGCAGAACCTCGCCCACCACGgcaccttcatggaggagttcAA CTCCGGCAAGCAGTTTGTGCGCTACATCAACATGCTGATTAATGACACCACCTTCTTGTTAGACGAGAGCCTCGAGTCCCTGAAGCGGATCCACGAGGTTCAAGAAGAGATGAAGAATAAGGAGCAGTGGGAACAGCTGCCCAGG gagcagcagcagagccgcCAGTCCCAGCTGACTCAGGACGAGCGGGTGTCTCGCTCCTATCTGGCCCTGGCCACGGAGACGGTTGAAATGTTCCACATCCTCACCAAGCAGGTCCAGAAGCCTTTCCTCAGGCCG GAGCTGGGGCCTCGTTTAGCTGCCATGCTAAACTTTAACCTCCAGCAGCTCTGCGGGCCGAAGTGTCGGGACCTGAAGGTGGAGAACCCCGAGAAGTATGGCTTTGAGCCCAAGAAGCTCTTAGACCAGCTGACCGACATCTACCTGCAGCTGGACTGTGCTCGCTTTGCTAAAGCAATTGCAGATGACCAG CGGTCGTACAGCCGCGAGCTCTTTGAGGAGGTGATCTCAAAGATGAGGAAGGCCGGTATCAAGTCCTCTATCGCCATTGAAAAATTCAAGCTGCTATCGGACAAGGTGGAGGAAATAGTCGCCAAGAACTCCCAATCGGAGATGGACTACAGTGACGCACCTGACGA